TCAAAAAGCTATGATTGGTCTCGACAAAGAAATTGTTGATAAGTATGCCCAAATAGTACTTGCAGAGAATAAGGATAAGGTTTATAACGTAACCAGAAATGCTGTAAAAAAGCATATAGAAGAAGGATGCTTAATCTTTTTTATTTCTGGATCTCCAGACTTTTTGGTGGATGATTTTTCAAAGCTTTATAAGGCTACAGATTCTATATCAACCACCTATGTTTTTGATGAAAATAATAAATTTACTGGTAAAGTAATACCTATGTGGGATGGGGAAAGTAAATTAGGGGCTGTTGGTAAGCTTAAGGAAAAATATGATATTGACCTAAATAAATCCTATGCTTATGGGGATACAAATGGTGACATCACAATGTTTGACCTTGTTGGTAATCCTCATGCTATAAACCCATCTTTTGAATTAATCGAGAATTTATACAAGAATGAAGATTTAAGAAAAAAAGCCATTATAAATATAGAAAGAAAAGATGTTAATTATAATTTTGCTCTAAAAGATTTATCTGTAGAATTTTTCAAATTCTAAAAATATTTTTAATGAATTTTTTTAAAAAATAATCATTCTCAAAAGCTAAAACATCTAGGAGATATTCATTAATTAATTATTAATGAATATTTTTACCGCTAATTTAGCTTTTTTTATTTCTTATGGCAAATAAATCTAAATAAAAGACTTCGTTTTTATGTTAAAATAGTAGTCGAGGTAGAATAATGAAGGCAGAATTAAGGAATCCTATTCCAGTAATTGAAAAACTTGAATATAATTATTTAGTAGATGAAGATATATACTCATTAAATACCCTTATGTCTTTGTTATACGACAGAAATTTTATGAATTTCTCTAAGCACTCCTATTATGTTAAGGATTATTGCTTCAGGAATCTAAAAAAATATTTCTGGAACCTAGTAGATATTGACGAAATAATCAATAGTCTTAGTAGAAATATAGGTGGAGATATAGATAGGTATGAATATTTAATATCTATTAAGGCTCAATACAGAGCTTTTAGGTCGAAAAAAGCAGTTGATAAATTAGAATTTTTGTTAATTGAAGCTTTTGGGGTAGACTTTCTTCTTGATGGATCAAATATTTATTATAATAGGGAAGATAGGGATATTGTAAAAATAGGGAAAGCCATGAAAGATGTAATTTTCTCCAATAGAGAATTGGTTGCTTCTTTGAGACGTGACTTATATAATTTTGCTGATCTCTGCCTAAAGAAAAAGATCTATGCTATAGATATGTTGACACATAAACAGTTAACTTTTAACAAAGAAAGTATTTTTACAGAAGATATTACTACAAAACAAACTCAAAAAATATATGAAAAGACAATCAACTACCTTTATAGGTCC
This genomic window from Anaerococcus murdochii contains:
- a CDS encoding HAD family hydrolase, yielding MTKAAFFDIDGTLFRNSLLIEHFLKLVDAGILDRKIWTDEIGPLYSKYENRFGAYEDYLNKSALAYQKAMIGLDKEIVDKYAQIVLAENKDKVYNVTRNAVKKHIEEGCLIFFISGSPDFLVDDFSKLYKATDSISTTYVFDENNKFTGKVIPMWDGESKLGAVGKLKEKYDIDLNKSYAYGDTNGDITMFDLVGNPHAINPSFELIENLYKNEDLRKKAIINIERKDVNYNFALKDLSVEFFKF